TAATTGTATTAAGCGCCCTTGAAGAACCCTGAGGGGCATTATCAGGCACAATCATATGGTTTCTGGCCGTCCAGGATATGGGAAATACAGCAAAAAAAACAACAAACACAGCCACCCAGCGATAATCAATATTTGCAGAAAACTTTTCCCGCCGGATCAGAAAACAGGAGATCAGCGCCAGGCAAAATGGAATAAAAAGTGCGGTTTCATTTGTAAGATATGCGAAACCCCAGAAAACCGAAGAAATAATAAACAGATAAAATTTCTTCTGCACGTGCGCTTCTGTATAAAGAAGCAGCGCTGAAACAATAAGAAAGGAAAAAAGGGTTTCAGTCAGCATGTAACCGCACATGACAACCAGATGCGGGCTAAGTGCGACCAAAACAGCAGAGACAACCGCCCACGTTGGAGCTAACACCCTCCATGCAAGCCACAGGGTAAGAACAGCCGTAATGCTGCTTAAAAATACCTGGATAAATAAAAGCACAGGATAAAAATGTTTTTCCCCTCCCAGGGAAAAACTGGCGGCAATTAGAAGCGGATACCCCGGAGAACGGAAAGAATCCGGGGTTAACGCTGAAGCGTCTTCTGCGCGCTGCTTGGAATAAACCCCGTGTTGAAAAAGGTTGTATCCATAGGAGAAATACTGTTTAGCGTCTGCTTGAACCGGATTGACCACCTCTGTTTCCATTACATATACGTAGCGAATAAGGAAGGCGCCCAGAAAAATCAATAAACAAATAAGAACAAGAGGTCTTGGTTTCATATGGTTTGACCTACAACTAATTGAAAACGGACTGTGATTAATAAGCAATAATGCATAACCTTACTTTTTACACCATAACTTCCCGCATTCCTGGTACATAAAATCCGCATCCAGCAGCTTCCCGTACTCGCACACCCACCCGATCCGCCGAAATGGTGGGATTATAAATATTGGTAAACACAATGGATGGCCCGCAAAAAAGGTCGTCTTCAAGGGTCAAGCCCTGATAAACAGACACGTTGTTTTGGATTTTGCATCCACTGCCGATATCCACCTCCAAGCCGATCATCACCTTTTGCCCGATGGTGCAGCCCTGTCCTATCCTCGCACTTGAAAACACATGACAGAAATGCCAGAATTAACTGTATACCTAAACAGAATCTTTATCCTGTAAGCTTCCTGTTTTATGTTTTCGATTTGCATTTTTCGCCCCCCCCCTGAAAAATAAAAAATTCTTTGACTTCACTTTTTCGAAAACTTCGACAATTCTTGAATCCATTGGATGCCATTCCACCGGTCAGCATAACTGATCAGAAACATTTTAATACTCTTCATAATAACACAAAAATCCATGCTTATCCAGCCCTTACAACAGCCCTTACAACTGCTCTCAATTTTTTTCACTCATGCCGCATTTTACTGCCAAACAGTCCTGCTTTGCCATATTCCCTGAGGGCCTATGCCGGGTCGGCCCTGTTGGCCAAAAAATAGCCGCGATTTTGTACCGCTGATGAAAGAACCGGGTCAAAGGCCGGGCCTGGTATGACTTTGCCTTTCTGGTGCGCAAAAAAGTGCCGCTCCTGCTTGCGCACCTTGAGGCCAGGCTGGCTTCGGCAGCGGGGCGCTTATACCGATAAGCCCCCGCTTACTCCCGTAGAATGGCCGGTATAATATACCGCCGCATCGAATCCATTGATTTTGAAGCAGCCAGGGCGGATGTTGCCGTCTTTATACCCGATCTCCGGGACCTGGATGTCTGGGTCAGGGACTACTTTCACCATGTCCTGAGTAATCTGCAATACATTTAAGATCACCGCCGAGCCCCCAAACTCAAAGCCGATTGCGACCCTTCTGCATGGATTGACCCCCACGATCAGGCCCCCTGTCAGGATAGTTGTCGCTTCCAATGAGGGTTTTGTTTGAACCACGTGGGGGCGATGAGATATGTTTGAAGTTATGAAGAAACACTCCAATGAATTCAAGAACCGGAGCAAAAAATAAGGGCGAAAAATAATTGATATAATATCCCGGAACATAAACCGCTTTCCCATGTCCATTTTGACAGCCGGCTGGACCTACTGTATATGTTGCATGCAAACAATCAATCCTAATGCTGGCCTTGAGACTTCACATATGATAAAAGAATCTTCATGAGTACTACATTTACTGTAACCCACTGGAATCGTGCTACTACTGTATGAAGGACTTTACGCTGAATGCTTACAGGCAATATCTGCGCGCCATAAAAGCATCATATCCCAATATACTTTGTTTCTCAGATTTTTTCTCTCTTGACGAGCTGCCATATTCTTTTATCTTAATCCGCCATGATGTGGACAGAAAACCCGGCAATGCGCTTAAAATGGCCCTCCTGGAAAGTGAAATGGGCATTTGCAGCACTTATTATTTCCGCACCCGGAAGCATGTATTCAAGCCGGGAATCATCTCCGAAATTGCCGGCGCCGGTCATGAAATCGGGTACCATTATGAATCCCTCTCTGATGCCAAAGGCAAACACCAAGTTGCATTAAAAGACTTTGAGCAGAACCTGAAAAAACTTCGCAACATCGTCCCGGTTCGAACCATTGCCATGCACGGCAGTCCATTGAGTCCGTATGACAACCGGGATATATGGCGGGATTCGCTAAATCATGAATATTTAAAAAACATCCTTGAAATATCCGGGGAAGTCTATCTGGATATTGACTATTCTGGCATTGCCTATATTACCGACACAGGCAGGAACTGGTATTCCGGCAGAGCCAACCGTCGCGACATGGTAAACTCAGCTGTAACACGGGATTTCAAAAACGGCGAGACACTGCTTGATTGTTTCAACAAGGCCTGTTATCCAAAGGCTGTGTTCCAGATTCACCCGGAGCGATGGGCGGATTCTATTACTGAATATTACATTCAAAGCGCACTGGATCTGTTTGCCAATATTATCAAGACAATCGTTCGATAATAATCCATTGATATTCCCATCCAAGTAAAATCCGGAACGAAGAGGTCGGCCTACGTCAAATGAATCCATTTAAAAATAAATTTTTCGTTTTTTTTGTCTCCGGCGGCCGAACCGGAACCAAGTTTTTCGGGGATGTACTATCCAACCACATTACAAGTTCATTTTCCATTCACGAACCGGACGTCGTTCATTTAAAAAAGGGAGAAACCCCTCTTTTATCCGGCATCAAAAATTTCGGCCTGTATTGGATGATATTTGGCAGGCTGCTTGGAAAAACCGGCATTCGAAATCTATCGGATTTATATTTATCCGGCCGTTACTCCTTGGATGACGCCAGGGATTGTCTGGTAAAATATCGAACGCGCTATTATCAGAAAATAGACAAAGAGCTGATCATTGAATCTTATTCCGGGTGGTATGGACTGATTCCAGTAATCCGGGAAACCTGTGCAAATTATAAAGTCGTCATCCTCATAAGAGACCCCCGTGACTGGGTCCGCTCCAACATGGACTGGGGTAAGATGTACGGCCGCAGGGACTGGGTCAGCAAATTCGGCTTCAGGCGGTTGTCGCCGTTTATGATTCATGATACGGTATATCAGAATGATTGGCGGCATTTTGATCAATTTCAAAAATTATGCTGGGCCTGGAAAACAATTTATGAAATACTTTCGGATGACAGCGCAGAGGATTCGAACATCAAAATTTTTAAATTTGAAGACTTATTTTGCGCAGACCAAAAAACCTCATATTTTAAGCTACTTATTGAATTTATAGCAAACTTTGGGGATAAGCAGTTTGATTATAATTCAGAAGTCAATTTAGAAAACATTCTGAATCAAAAAATTCACAAAAATATTGCATATGATTTCCCGTCGTGGCCAGAGTGGTCGAATCAAAGAGCCCGGACGCTTGATCAAATCTGTGGCACGTTGATGGAAAAATTCGGCTATGGCAATGAAAAACTCTGGAATGATAAATTAACCGCCCTTTCATAACATGGATTTCTTATGTTTCTCGTTATTTTAATCCCCTGCTTTAATGAAGAAAACACGATCAGGGAACTCATATTATCAATTCCAAAGTCAATTAAAGGAATTACGAAAATAGAAATAATCGTCATCGATGACGGTTCAAGCGATCATACCGCTTCCCGGGCTGAAGAGGCTGGCGCATTCGTGATTTCACATTTCAGGAACATGGGGGTTGGTGCTGCATTTAACACCGGGGTTGAAAAAGCAATTGAGCGCGGTGCGGATATCGTGGTCAATATTGACGGAGACGGGCAGTTTGATCCCGGAGATATTTCCTGTTTAATCCAGCCCATTATAGACGGTGAAGCTGAATTCGTCACCGCTTCCAGGTTCATGGACAAAAATCTTGAGCCGGAAATGCCTGTTTTAAAAAAATGGGGGAACAAACGCATCTCTTCACTGATAAGTTTTCTGACAAAACAGCAGTTCCATGATGTCTCCTGCGGCTTTAGGGCTTATTCCAAGGAAGTTTTGCTTAAATTAAACCTGATGGGAAAATTTACCTACACCCAGGAAACATTTTTAGACCTTGCCTTTAAGGAAGTCAAAATTCTGGAAGTTCCCATAAAAGTAAAAGGCGAAAGGGAATACGGTCAATCCCGGGTGGCCGGCAATTTATGGAAATATGCGATTAATGCGTCCAAAATTATTTTCAGATCTTTTCGGGATTATCAGCCGTTTAAATTTTTCTTTGGCATCTCCATCGGCTTTTTTGTGCTATCCTTTTTTCTGGGGACCTTTTTTGTCGGATTTTATCTGGTTACGGGCCATTTTCATCCGCATAAATGGGCGGGTTTTACCTCGGGTTTTCTGCTGCTTTTCAGCCTGCTCTTTCTGCTGACGGCGCTTCAGGCGGACATGTTTGTAAGGATAAGGCAGAACCAGGAAAAGCTGTTATACTTGGAAAGAAAAAAAATATTCAACAATATGCACGCAAAAAACAGCAGCAACCCGGATGAACAAACATAGCGGACATTCCTTAAATCACATTTTACTCATCACTTGGAACTTTCCCCCCAAAAAAGGCGGCATGGAAAATTTAAACTGGAATTTTTACAAATATCTTTCCGGCCATGTGAAGGTTTCCGTTATCGCCCCCTGCAGCCCTGAAAAGGACAACGCTCCAAATATCTATAGGGCCCCGGTAAAGGGATTCCCATTTTTCTTGATGTATGCGCTTTTGCGGGGACTATACCTGGTATACACCCAAAGGCCAAAAATTGTTTTCGGCGGCAGCCTGGTGGTCGCACCGTTACTGATTTTTTTTAAATTATTCTGTCCGGTGGCGGCATATGCCCATGGCCTGGATGTTATATATAACAACAAAATTTACCAGATACTGCTTGATTTCAGCCTCCGCTTCCTGGACGGCATTGTTTGCAACAGCCGTAACACCCGACGCCTGATCCAGCAGAACAATTATCACGTCAAGAATCTGGCAATCATTCCGCCCTGCATTGAGGTTGATTATTATATAACACCGCCCTCTTCCAGGTTTTTAAAAAGCAAATATATCCTGAGCCTGGGCAGATTAACGGAACGAAAAGGATTGATTGAATTTATTGAGAATTGTTATGGTGCTATCCTTGCCCGACATCCGGACATCGAATTTGTAATTGCCGGCGGAGAGCCCAAGGAAGCCGTATATCATAGAGAAGGATACAAAAAAAAACTGATAGAATGTATTGCATCCAATAATCTTCAAGATAAGGTGCATTTGGTGGGATGGGTAAACAATGATACCAAAAAGCAGTTGATAATTCATTGTGAATGCATGGTCTTTCCGGTAATCCCCCGAAAAAATGATGTTGAAGGCTTTGGCATCGTCGCCATTGAAGCTGCGGCATGCGGAAGGCCAACCGTTGCGTTTGATGTAGACGGCGTTGGAGACGCTGTTATCAACGGCGTTACAGGCCAACTGATCCCCTTTGCCGAATATTTAAAAATGGCAGAGGCAATTAAGCTGATCATAGATGGAACTGCGGACTATCAATTCAAAATGGAGGCGGTTAAAAATAAATATGGTTGCAGCCATACAGCTTTTCGGTATCTTGATTTTTTTGAAAAACTTTATTCCCATGATACTTAAGAACCGGTGGATGCTGATGCAGGGTTTATGATAGAAAAACCTTCAATCATTGTTACCTCGCTTGGAAGAACCGGGACACTTTTCTTCCAAAACCTTTTTGACGCATCCCTTTTGTATGGCACTTGCCTGCATGAACCTGACCGCTTGAATTTTGGGCAGTATGAAGGCATGGGCGATAAAGCCGCACAGGTTTACCGGCAGATCAGGGAGTCCGGGGTTTTCGAGCTCCTGATTCGAAAATTTATATTTTCAGACTGGAGCATAGAGGCTGTTTCCAAAGATCGCGAAACCGGGAAACTGAGCGACCCTGAAGCCATAAAACGGATTATTTCACAACGGAAAAAATTTATTCAACGCCAGCCCGGTTCCATATACCTTGAATCGAGTTCAGCCTTTTACGGCATCATTGATTTATTGGATAAGGTCTTTTATCAGCACCGCGTTATTTATATTATCCGCGACGGCAGGGACTGGGTCCGCTCAAAAATGAATTTTGGGACCATGTATGCAAAAAACCCTTTGCAAAAATTGATCTCCGGAAGCTGGCCCACGGCGGTTGAACTCAATGACAGCGTATATGGAGAAAAATGGCATGAAATGACACGCTTTGAAAAAATCTGCTGGGCCTGGGCTGAATTAAATCAATATGCGTTAAAATGTGCGGCGAAGAATCCATATGCCAGGGTTGTCCGGTTTGAAGATGTGCTATCCTCCCCTGATGCGGCAAAAAACCTTTCGGATCTGATCGATTTTGCAGTAAGTATAAGCCCTGCTGCCGCTGTAAAGAAAAAAACCTTGAAAAATTGGCTGCCCGGACAAACGCATGCCAGCCAGAAGCTGTTTCCGGACTGGTGCCAATGGAACAATAAGCAAACCGATTGGTTTATCCAGGTCTGCGGGCCACTTATGAAGAAGTTAGGATATGAGCTCAAAAGCTGATCAACCATTTTCAAAAATCAGGAAATATCTCTCGTATATAATTTCCATTCTGGTTATATGCCTGATCGGCCTCTATGTTTATAACAACGCCGAAAAATTAAACCATCTGTTTAACCTGTCTATCCATATCCTTTTTTTACTTATCTTTTTTATTCTATTAAATTTTTTATTAAGGGGGCTAACAAATTTTTATCTGTATCGCCTGTTTTCGATAAACCTATTATTGCCGGAAAGCGTTGCACTGGCCGTGCTGAATATCATCGGCAACCAGCTGCCGCTTGCCGGCGGCATGGTGGCCAAGGGCGTGTACCTCAAGCACAAATATCAACTTTCATTCAGCTATTATCTGCCGGTGACAGCCGCCCTGTATGTCTGTTTCATCGGGGTCAGCGGATTAATCGGCCTGACAACCCTCTTCTATCTTTATATAGCTTCAAATACGCCTTTTTACTGGCCCCTGTGGGTTGGCTTTTCAGGATTTATCGGAGGCATGGCATGCCTTTGGCTGCCGATAAAATCCGGAATTTTTCCGGATCGATTTAGAAACCGGCTTTCAGAGTTAAACTCTGGATGGCGGGCCTTGGGCAGAAATCCGACCCTGCTTTTAAGACTTTGTTTTTTCCAGATACTCATTTTAACAGTCATCGGAACAAGATATTTTCATGAATTTCAAATTGTCTCCCAGGATGTTGCGTTCTCCCATTGCCTCTTGTTCAGTGCATCCACTATCCTGAGCCGTTTGCTGAGCTTCGCACCTGGCGCCATAGGATTCAGGGAAGGCATTGTCGGGCTTGTCAGTGAAATGCTGGGATTTGACTTTGCCCTGGGAGCCATTGTTGTTATAATCGACCGGCTGCTTACTATTATTGCCGCAGGTTTTTTAAGTCTGTTATATTTTAATTTAATGCCCGACAAAAGATAGCGTAACATTATGCCCACTTTTATTTTATCCACAGGCCGGACCGGAACCGTGTTTATCAATAATGTTTTAAATAGCTTGAGGGGCATCAGTGCAGTTCATGAGAGAAATGCAAGGATTCTGCGCTTTTTTCAAGTCATGCAGCTAAAAAATTACAATTCCGCCATTATTAATAACATTTATGACTACATGTTGTTTCACCCTTTAAAACGCGATATGATAAATAATGAGTCTCATTTTGAAATCAATTTTTCACTGAAAGCCAATATTGATAAGGCATCAGAAATTTTTCCGGATGCCGTATTCATCTATATAATAAGAGATCCCCGAACTGCAGTGGCAAGCGGTATAAACTGTACTTAGGACAAAATTTTCAACACCCTATTTAAACTCTATTTTCCTTTTTGGCGGCTCAGGCCATGCGAATATGAGCTTGGCTGCAAAAAAACAGATAAATTATTTGAAA
The DNA window shown above is from Desulfobacterales bacterium and carries:
- a CDS encoding glycosyltransferase family 2 protein; protein product: MFLVILIPCFNEENTIRELILSIPKSIKGITKIEIIVIDDGSSDHTASRAEEAGAFVISHFRNMGVGAAFNTGVEKAIERGADIVVNIDGDGQFDPGDISCLIQPIIDGEAEFVTASRFMDKNLEPEMPVLKKWGNKRISSLISFLTKQQFHDVSCGFRAYSKEVLLKLNLMGKFTYTQETFLDLAFKEVKILEVPIKVKGEREYGQSRVAGNLWKYAINASKIIFRSFRDYQPFKFFFGISIGFFVLSFFLGTFFVGFYLVTGHFHPHKWAGFTSGFLLLFSLLFLLTALQADMFVRIRQNQEKLLYLERKKIFNNMHAKNSSNPDEQT
- a CDS encoding sulfotransferase, with the protein product MIEKPSIIVTSLGRTGTLFFQNLFDASLLYGTCLHEPDRLNFGQYEGMGDKAAQVYRQIRESGVFELLIRKFIFSDWSIEAVSKDRETGKLSDPEAIKRIISQRKKFIQRQPGSIYLESSSAFYGIIDLLDKVFYQHRVIYIIRDGRDWVRSKMNFGTMYAKNPLQKLISGSWPTAVELNDSVYGEKWHEMTRFEKICWAWAELNQYALKCAAKNPYARVVRFEDVLSSPDAAKNLSDLIDFAVSISPAAAVKKKTLKNWLPGQTHASQKLFPDWCQWNNKQTDWFIQVCGPLMKKLGYELKS
- a CDS encoding lysylphosphatidylglycerol synthase domain-containing protein; its protein translation is MSSKADQPFSKIRKYLSYIISILVICLIGLYVYNNAEKLNHLFNLSIHILFLLIFFILLNFLLRGLTNFYLYRLFSINLLLPESVALAVLNIIGNQLPLAGGMVAKGVYLKHKYQLSFSYYLPVTAALYVCFIGVSGLIGLTTLFYLYIASNTPFYWPLWVGFSGFIGGMACLWLPIKSGIFPDRFRNRLSELNSGWRALGRNPTLLLRLCFFQILILTVIGTRYFHEFQIVSQDVAFSHCLLFSASTILSRLLSFAPGAIGFREGIVGLVSEMLGFDFALGAIVVIIDRLLTIIAAGFLSLLYFNLMPDKR
- a CDS encoding sulfotransferase; the protein is MPTFILSTGRTGTVFINNVLNSLRGISAVHERNARILRFFQVMQLKNYNSAIINNIYDYMLFHPLKRDMINNESHFEINFSLKANIDKASEIFPDAVFIYIIRDPRTAVASGINCT
- a CDS encoding glycosyltransferase family 4 protein; translated protein: MTPPSSRFLKSKYILSLGRLTERKGLIEFIENCYGAILARHPDIEFVIAGGEPKEAVYHREGYKKKLIECIASNNLQDKVHLVGWVNNDTKKQLIIHCECMVFPVIPRKNDVEGFGIVAIEAAACGRPTVAFDVDGVGDAVINGVTGQLIPFAEYLKMAEAIKLIIDGTADYQFKMEAVKNKYGCSHTAFRYLDFFEKLYSHDT
- a CDS encoding glycosyltransferase family 39 protein translates to MKPRPLVLICLLIFLGAFLIRYVYVMETEVVNPVQADAKQYFSYGYNLFQHGVYSKQRAEDASALTPDSFRSPGYPLLIAASFSLGGEKHFYPVLLFIQVFLSSITAVLTLWLAWRVLAPTWAVVSAVLVALSPHLVVMCGYMLTETLFSFLIVSALLLYTEAHVQKKFYLFIISSVFWGFAYLTNETALFIPFCLALISCFLIRREKFSANIDYRWVAVFVVFFAVFPISWTARNHMIVPDNAPQGSSRALNTITHGSYIDFIYESEEYKYFPYYEDPMQPDISNSYSKFLEVFWLRFKERPGEYIAWYLVKKPYYFWSWDILQGQGDIYVYPVKTSLYTQNRLADAARGFFRFIHPVLMIFFLGGLIYLLGKVFASGKSGMQQKIVFASLGWIPVYYTLLYMVFASWPRYALPLRPVFFIIAVLALTRLFFFCKSRLESAGHIGNI